A genome region from Polypterus senegalus isolate Bchr_013 chromosome 7, ASM1683550v1, whole genome shotgun sequence includes the following:
- the LOC120532567 gene encoding uncharacterized protein LOC120532567: MNNHNIIRAAKCAHAQRIRSHFQDSGDTWRMWQGIQAIINYRITPPACDGDASLPEALNSFYAWFETQNNVAARKTISPPNNQVLLLTTANMRKPLCKVNPQKTAGPDNISGRVLRECEHHLVDVLTDIFNISLSHATVPTCFKTTIIIPVPKKSSVSYLNDYHPVALTRFIMKWFGKHIKTVLPPSLDAQQFAYHQNHSIDDAIVITLHLAISHLDKKFTYMLMLFRNFTSAFNTLIPQHLIGKLSLLGLNASLCNWIL; this comes from the coding sequence ATGAACAATCATAATATCATCAGAGCAGCAAAGTGTGCCCATGCCCAGAGAATCCGCAGCCACTTCCAAGACAGTGGTGACACATGGCGTATGTGGCAGGGCATCCAGGCTATCATTAACTACAGGATAACACCACCAGCATGTGACGGTGATGCCTCCCTCCCAGAAGCGCTGAACAGCTTCTATGCATGGTTTGAGACACAAAACAATGTAGCAGCTAGGAAAACCATCTCTCCTCCCAACAATCAAGTACTGCTTCTGACCACAGCCAACATGAGAAAACCTCTATGCAAAGTCAACCCACAGAAGACTGCTGGACCAGACAATATCTCTGGCAGGGTGCTCAGAGAATGTGAACACCATTTGGTGGATGTTCTCACCGACATCTTCAACATTTCCCTGAGCCATGCCACTGTTCCAACGTGCTTCAAAACTACTATCATCATTCCTGTGCCAAAGAAGTCCTCAGTGTCCTACCTCAATGACTATCATCCTGTTGCACTCACACGATTTATCATGAAGTGGTTCGGGAAGCACATCAAGACAGTGCTGCCCCCCTCACTGGATGCCcagcagtttgcataccaccaaAACCATTCAATTGATGATGCCATAGTCATCACCCTCCATTTGGCCATCTCTCACTTGGACAAGAAGTTCACATACATGCTAATGTTGTTCAGAAACTTTACTTCAGCATTCAACACACTCATTCCACAGCATCTGATTGGAAAGCTAAGCCTGCTGGGCTTGAACGCTTCCCTGTGTAACTGGATCCTATAG